In Jaculus jaculus isolate mJacJac1 chromosome 4, mJacJac1.mat.Y.cur, whole genome shotgun sequence, a single genomic region encodes these proteins:
- the LOC101610436 gene encoding tetratricopeptide repeat protein 30A2, with protein MARLSGSHIPDGEYTAVIYRLIRDSRHADAVQLLGGELQRSQRSRAGLSLLAYCYYRLQEFVLAAECYEQLSLLHPELEQYRLYQAQALYKACLYPEATRVAFLLDNPTYHSRVLRLQAAIKYSEGDLPGARSLVEQLLSGEAGEESGGENDPDGLVNMGSLLYKEGHYEAACSKFFGALQASGYQPDVSYNLALAYYSSRQYAPALKHIANIIERGIRQHPELGVGMTTEGIDVRSVGNTVVLHQTALVEAFNLKAAIEYQLRNHEAAQEALTDMPPRAEEELDPVTLHNQALMNMDARPTEGFEKLQFLLQQNPFPPETFGNLLLLYCKYEYFDLAADVLAENAHLTYKFLTPYLYDFLDAMITCQTAPEEAFVKLDGLAGMLTEQLRRLTKQVQEARHTRDEEAVIRAVNEYDDALEKYIPVLMAQAKIYWNLENYPMVEKIFRKSVEFCNDHDVWKLNVAHVLFMQENKYKEAIGFYEPIVKKNYDNILSVSAIVLANLCVSYIMTSQNEEAEELMRKIEKEEEQLSYGDPDKKIYHLCIVNLVIGTLYCAKGNYDFGISRVIKSLEPYHKKLGTDTWYYAKRCFLSLLENMSKHTIMLRDSVVQECVQFLEHCEVFGRNIPAVIEQPLEEERLHMGKNTVTYESRQLRALIYEIMGWNM; from the coding sequence ATGGCGAGGCTGAGCGGCTCGCACATCCCCGACGGGGAGTACACGGCCGTCATCTACCGGCTCATCCGCGACTCCCGCCACGCAGACGCCGTGCAGCTGCTGGGCGGAGAGCTGCAGCGCAGCCAGAGGAGCCGCGCGGGCCTCTCGCTGCTGGCCTACTGCTACTACCGCCTGCAGGAGTTCGTGCTGGCCGCCGAGTGCTACGAGCAGCTCAGCCTCCTGCACCCCGAGCTCGAGCAGTACCGCCTGTACCAGGCGCAGGCCCTCTACAAGGCCTGCCTCTACCCAGAGGCCACCCGGGTCGCCTTCCTCCTGGACAACCCCACCTACCACAGCCGCGTCCTCCGCCTGCAGGCGGCCATCAAGTACAGCGAGGGCGACCTGCCAGGGGCCAGGAGCCTGGTGGAGCAGCTGCTGAGTGGGGAAGCTGGAGAGGAGAGCGGCGGTGAGAACGACCCCGACGGTCTGGTCAACATGGGCTCTTTGCTCTACAAGGAGGGACACTATGAAGCTGCCTGTTCCAAGTTCTTTGGGGCCCTGCAGGCATCGGGCTACCAGCCTGATGTGTCCTACAACCTGGCTCTGGCCTATTACAGCAGCAGACAGTATGCCCCAGCTCTGAAGCACATCGCGAACATTATTGAACGGGGCATCCGCCAGCACCCAGAGCTAGGTGTGGGCATGACCACGGAGGGCATTGACGTCCGCAGCGTTGGCAACACAGTGGTCCTTCACCAGACTGCGCTGGTGGAAGCCTTCAACCTCAAGGCAGCCATAGAGTACCAGCTGAGAAACCACGAGGCAGCCCAGGAAGCCCTCACCGACATGCCGCCCAGGGCAGAGGAAGAGCTGGACCCTGTGACCCTGCACAACCAGGCACTGATGAACATGGATGCCAGGCCTACTGAGGGCTTTGAAAAACTACAGTTTCTGCTCCAGCAAAACCCCTTTCCCCCAGAGACCTTTGGCAACCTGCTGCTGCTCTACTGTAAGTATGAGTATTTTGACTTGGCAGCAGATGTCCTGGCAGAAAATGCCCATTTGACTTACAAGTTCCTCACCCCCTATCTCTATGACTTCTTGGATGCCATGATCACATGCCAGACAGCTCCCGAAGAGGCTTTCGTTAAGCTGGATGGGCTGGCGGGGATGTTGACTGAGCAGCTCCGAAGACTCACCAAGCAAGTCCAGGAAGCCAGGCACACCAGGGACGAGGAAGCCGTCATTAGGGCGGTGAATGAATATGATGATGCCCTTGAGAAGTACATTCCCGTGTTGATGGCCCAGGCCAAAATCTACTGGAACCTTGAAAATTACCCCATGGTGGAGAAGATCTTCCGCAAATCTGTGGAATTCTGTAATGACCATGACGTGTGGAAGCTGAATGTGGCTCACGTCCTTTTCATGCAGGAAAACAAATACAAGGAAGCCATTGGCTTCTATGAGCCCATTGTCAAGAAGAATTATGATAACATCCTGAGTGTCAGCGCCATTGTGTTAGCCAACCTCTGTGTTTCCTACATTATGACTAGTCAGAACGAAGAAGCCGAGGAGCTGATGAGGAAGATTGAAAAGGAGGAAGAGCAGCTCTCCTATGGAGACCCAGATAAGAAAATCTACCACCTGTGCATTGTGAACTTGGTGATAGGAACGCTTTACTGTGCCAAAGGAAATTATGACTTTGGCATTTCTCGAGTTATCAAAAGCTTGGAACCTTACCATAAAAAGCTAGGGACTGATACCTGGTATTATGCCAAAAGATGCTTCCTATCGTTACTAGAAAACATGTCAAAACATACGATCATGCTGCGTGACAGTGTTGTTCAAGAGTGCGTGCAGTTTCTGGAGCACTGTGAGGTCTTTGGCAGGAACATACCCGCGGTGATAGAACAGCCCCTGGAGGAGGAGAGACTGCACATGGGGAAGAACACGGTCACGTATGAGTCCAGGCAGTTAAGAGCACTGATTTATGAGATTATGGGATGGAATATGTAG